The Flavobacterium sp. 20NA77.7 genome includes the window AAAACGTGTGACTTTAAAGAACAAGTAGTACGTGTTTTAGAAACCATCTCAACGCCTTTTTTAGCTAGTGAAACGTATGAAACTTGGTTTAAATTAATTCCACTTGAATTATATAGTACGCAAGCCGAACTTAAAAATGATAAAATTTCGATAGATCTTGGTTTAAAATGTAATATGCAAACCATGGTAGGGACTAAACCACAAAACACGTTTGACAATTCAAAGGTTGCCTTTAAAACAGCTGGTAAAATTGCTCCGGAATTTAGCGCGTCAATAGCGGCTGTTTCGAGTTATGAAAATGCCAGTAGACTAGTAACTAAGAATTTCGCTGGACAAGAATTTGGTTCAGGTAAAAGAAAAATAACGGTGCAAAAAGTAGATTTATGGCAAAAAGACGGAAAAATGATTATAGCTTTAGAAGTTTTGGGCAGTATTTCAGGGACAATATATTTAAGCGGCATACCAAAATACAATGCTACTACAAAAGAAATTTATTTTGACGAAATGGATTATGTATTAAACACCAAAGGGATACTTACAAGAACAGCTAATTGGTTACTTCAAGGCATAATTCTCGCTAAAATAAAGGAAAATTGTAAATACTCAATACAACCTAACTTAGAAGAAGGTAAAAAAAATATGTTGCCTTATTTAGCAAATTATTCGCCAATGAAAGGCGTATTTGTTAATGGAAAAATGAATGATTTTGTTTTCGAGAAGGTTTTACTGAATGAAAATGCCATCGTTGCATTTATCACTACCACTGGGAAAATGAATATTAAAATTGATGGAATGGATTAATTTATTCCTTCTTTTTAGTCATCCTAATTTTATAAACAGCATAAGCGGCGCTGGCAACTAAAATATAAGGAATTGCCATTAAATACACTATCCCATTGTTTATCCCTTCAGCTGTCGTTTGATTGGCCTCGTTTTGTAATGAGGCTCTA containing:
- a CDS encoding DUF4403 family protein, whose amino-acid sequence is MIKRTYFLIIGLSVFFTFFNCGTTKKIEALKPTPSSQTPLVYSNKVSLIAMPMEVSLKEIERQLNKNMQGLIYTDTILNDDKTEMKVWKTAPITLTEKNGTIVSVIPLKIWAKFKYGTEFMGLNDTREINLNGTITLQSQAKFSNWKLNTTSSIVDFEWNESPNIVVAGKNVPITYIINPTLSIFKGKIAKKIDEAIDKTCDFKEQVVRVLETISTPFLASETYETWFKLIPLELYSTQAELKNDKISIDLGLKCNMQTMVGTKPQNTFDNSKVAFKTAGKIAPEFSASIAAVSSYENASRLVTKNFAGQEFGSGKRKITVQKVDLWQKDGKMIIALEVLGSISGTIYLSGIPKYNATTKEIYFDEMDYVLNTKGILTRTANWLLQGIILAKIKENCKYSIQPNLEEGKKNMLPYLANYSPMKGVFVNGKMNDFVFEKVLLNENAIVAFITTTGKMNIKIDGMD